In Spea bombifrons isolate aSpeBom1 chromosome 5, aSpeBom1.2.pri, whole genome shotgun sequence, the sequence accccagcactgtatacagtaatataaccccccagcactgtatacagtaatataaccccccagcactgtatacagtaatgtcattCGGTGacaaaaaacctggttttatgtaattttgtcccaataaactccctttatctgcagtctTGGAGCCGTCATGTGATAATTTTGCTCAAACACCACGCTGAGCAATGCTCCTTCATATACTTTCATTAggctgagtgattaagactgcagctgtatgaaaacattatattatggggggggCTACAAACTGGGTGAAATAGATAGTAATCTGATACTAATACTAACATGATGACTTTTTTGGAAAGTAAAACGTGGCTATTTACTGCCATCTTGTGGTTAGATATGGAAATCCCTCGAGCTCTGGATCGATGAACCTCTGCTGGATCCCTGGCTGAGATATTTAgttatatatagcgccgtcatactGCGCTGCGCTGTACAAAGCGTTTAAAGTCGTGTTGTGAACGAACATATTTACAGCTATCCTTGAGTGATTTGCACGCGGTGCTAAATGTGGAATAGTTGGTAAGAGTAGGCCACCTGTTTCTATGGTGATAGCTCCACGTTTACAAATGTTATCACAGAATTGCTGCAATAACCAATAACCGAGCCTCGTGTTCAGGGAGAAGATTGATTGATTATTGATTGATTATTGATTGATTATTGATTGATTATTGACTCCATGCACATACTTCGATTTTAATAAATAGGATCTACAGCCTTAATATGTGAGTTTTATCTTCTGTTGAAGTATAACCAGCAGTCTAGGGCCACAGGGCCagcaaaatgggggggggcagtggcccTTTTGGATGATCAGGCTCCTCTGGGGGGAGCTGCTGAATGGGAGATCTCTTATATCCCCAACTATGGAGGAAGATGCCAAGCCGACGCGGCCTCCAGAGCACGCCGTCCCGGCACCGCAGATCCATAGGAGGCAGGGGTATAATGACGCGGGCTGCGGATGGGGGGCCTGATTAGCTGCATGTTGGTAAGAAAATGTATTCCCATCCGCAGGCTTCTGGAAGATGAAAACGAGCAGCTCCAGAACCAGCTGCGGGAGGTGAAGGACGAGAACGGGAGGCTCCACAAACTCCTGAAGGAGAAAGAGTTTGAGATCAAACATCTCCGGAGGAAGATTGAGGACAGCAAACTAGCGTTCGCGGGTAATCCACTGCATTAAATGTACACAGGGGGTGATTAAAGATACCATAATACCCACATTGCTGGCATCTCAAGCCCACCTGTGCCAGTCTCTTTAGCGCATGCCCAATACTTTCTCACCTAGCAGCAGCGTGTAGGAAAAGCCGGCTAGTGGGCCACCGGGTCATAGGAGCTTTGTGTCTCTATGATGGGGTGGGAGGACTCGGCGAGTCTCCTAAACACTCAACGTAAGAGGTCTCCTCTAACCAAAGCTCCTTCCAAGAAGGTAAGATGGTGGTTGAGACCTGTGTGTCCAAGGTGGTCCCCACACGCAAGAAGTATCCTTGTGACCCTGCTCCCGCCATGCGTTTTGTAGGCATATACAGCGCCGGTCACATGTCTCTACGCGCCGTCCCCGTGTATATCCGTGCAGTGCCGATATCCAATAACCAGTCTGGATTTCAGGGACGGCGACTGTCGCCGGGGACGTCGCGGCTACAAAGATTGTCGAGTTATCCAAAAGAAACCGGGAGCTCACGGCGGAAATGGAGAGCGAGAGGACGAGAGCGAAGCAGCTGAGCAGCAAGATGAAGGAGATGGAGAAGGAGGCAAGTAACATAAAGCCATTAAACCCCTTAAAGCATCTTCTCATTACCCACAAAACATGTTTCTAAttgtttttaagatgttttttatttaacatagaaTCTGCGGATCGGCCccgtccggcccccgtctagtcgccggtttctcctgctgtaaagactcattattcagtcgttggtctcgtcttagattcaggagccggatgtctatcccatgcatgtttaataccctcactgtattaccctctaccaccaatgctgggaggctgtcccaatTATCCACCACCCGCTCCATAAATTcaaacttccttacgttacatatAAGCCTCTGACCCGCTAATTTTAGATTATATGTACTTAGCACATTAGTAACATTTTCCCCCAGTGGATACAACATTAAAATTGATGTcattgggtttttctttttcttcttttttttaacttttttttttcttttccagctcCAGAACGCAATAGCAAAACTTCAGAGCCCCTCCGGTAAAGACTCTATAAACGGGCAGACAGCGCCTCGGACAGCGGAGCCAAATCCGGTGAGTTTAATGGTTAAATTCAGCTTCGtatctctttaaccccttcatgacaccGGTGGCTTTAAAGGCGCAGTTCCAAAACTTTTATTTGCCGTCTCTAGCAGGTTAAGCAAAATAGATCTCGGCAGGTTTTTTCGTGAAGGGTTAATCACATAGAAACAAACAGGCTTACCTGTGTGTCACATGACACGAGTTCCCGGCACAAATTATGAATGAAGCCAACATTCCCATGgtcaaagaattatttctgggaagggtttgggcagAACGAGGAATTCTGCTTCCGATGCCAAATCCAGTAGTATTTTTAAAGACTTTAGCTGGACCAGAAGTCAGCATCACTCTGGCTGAGCGTGATTGGAGTTATAGTCCATAGTAAGATGATGGCATACGGAGACCTTTCTTTTAAGCAATGAAGGGTTTCTTTCCCAGTTTAGTACGCATCGCGCATGGCTGAGAGTCGCGCATGGAGAGCGTTTCTATGAAGAACTCATCCGTAatcgcacttttttttttcttctttttcttgcaGGTCGAGAATCCGGAGACGAAATCCCTGCAAGAAAAGCTGGCGGCAGCCAACGTAAAGATGACGGATTATCGCAACCAAATCCAGACCTTAAAACAGGAGCTGAAAATGGCTCACAAGGTAATGGCCACCACCAAGCCGTGCTTATCGAAGGGTTAATGAGCCTCTCAAGTGTCATTTAAAGGGCCAGCAAATACTTGAATGCTCCTCAATTTCAGGCGCTCCACTGGTCATCGTCCTCCGTGATCATAGCCCCGATGGCCGGCTTAAAGGTTATCGCCTGCCTTGAACTGTCCTCACTAGCCTGTTAACCGCCTAACAGACCCCCCGTCAGAAGGGGTATTCATCATACCGAGCTGCAGAGTATTTCACAAAGAGATAATCTGCAAGGCTCCGGTAGGCTGGGGTTTTTAGGTAAAGGAATTGGTCAATTTTAACTTTAAACGCGTGATTTTCAATATTTCTGTAGGTTCTAGCCAATGAAGTCGGGGAAGAAGTGAATATATCGCAGCTGGTGGGCTCCTCTGGGGGCTGGAGGGGACGGGCGCAACAGATTCTTGCCCTGCAGGGCCGGGTAAGTGAAAATCCAGCTGGATGGTGTAAGGaaacccaaatggctctaataccggccctcacggaaaccttgacttgtcgttatttaaagatacagtttattgagtcacctgcattcaagcagggaaatcaacaataacatactgggagcaaaagtaCCAACTGGGACTCTTAGATATGATCACAGAGATGTAGAATGAGTAGGAGCCAGCTTCAAAATCTGTGCCCCTGAGATCGGGGCAAATCCTGGTGCTactgaatgcccaaacccttcccagaaataaatattacatcacTTCCATGATTTATGCCAGAAACgcttaattatcatgtgacacagaGGCTGGCACTGATTGGCTACCGCGATACAAACCGAAGATGGCTTCTTAAAATCttcagaggaaaaaataaaaagacagatCCGCAATGAACGTTTtatgtaagtggaacagcagctgtAAAGGTGGCATTTTATTAACGGCTCGTTTTCTGCAGGTCCGTGAGCTGGAGGGCCAGTTGGGCCGGGGGCGCAGTCCGGTGTCCGAGCTCAGCGTGGAGGAGGAGATGTGGGGCATCTCCGTACCCAAAAAACTGGCAGCTCAGGAGAAGAACGTGTTCCGGATCCGTGCCctggaaaaggagaagagggaggCGCTGGAGGTGAGATTTTGGTAAATTTTAAGTGAAATTATCATGTTACATGATACTACtgtttatgtcctgtttacctattgtacagcgctgcggaatatgatggcgatatacgCATTTCTTTCTTGGGGCAACCAGGCGGAGGCGGCTAATAAGCTATAATtctagaaaaataatgaaagtaatGATGAAGGCAGCTGAAATACGGCGTGGCTTCACGTGGTACATATTGGGGGCTTTTACCAAATCCCTGACGTTCTATAAAATGATCCCCTGATGGTATTTACTGAGCACAATGGGCCCAGCGAGTTCTCTGGTGGTAGATTtgtgggacagcctcccagcagaagaggtagatgTGTAGCTAGGcaaatggctcctgaatctaagacgagactaatgactgattaaggttacagcgggagaaacgggcagagtagacgggggccggatggggccgatctgctggcggattctatgtttcttcaaTGGCGCTCCCGGCCGAATATCCTCCACCACCCCCCCACTCTTCGTTTCCCTTCTCTTCGTGacgcttttttaaaataatttctattgatttatttaatacagaAGCTGACGAGCGAACACGAGGCCCTCAAGAAGGAGAACGAGGAGCTGAGAAAGAAGTCGGAAGCCTCAAAAGCCAGGAATAAAGTCCTTTCCAGCGAAGCGAAGACACTGAAGGCGCAGATGACGACGCTGATAGAAAAAGGGAAACACGACGACGAGCTCATCGACGCCTTACTGGTACCGACCCGACGATACCCCCCAACAGTCCCAAACAGTCCCAACTCACTGACCGAAACCAGATCACCCAACTCCCTGTACCTCCCGCGTTCCTCCAAGTACTTCCGAGATTAGATTATAATGTAGACAGCGTCCCGTCCCAAAACACATGATCGGGGAATTAAAGGTATGATGAACCAGGAATCAGATGCTGGGCAAGGAGACCTTATTGGCCACTCCTTTATCAGGCCATTAATAGTCCAtggtctcccagcagaagtggtagagggtaatacagtgagggtattaaacatgcatgggatagacgtacggctcctgaatctaagacgagaccaacgactgattaaggtttgagtcgttacagcaggttaaacgggcgactagacgggggccgaatggggccgatccaaCGGCAGATAGGAGGTTTCTCTGTCTCCTTTATTTGAAGCACTTCTTATACATCGTTAcgtaatttacattaattattacCAGCCAACTTTTAGAGGTTTTTAACGCTGGGATGTTTTTACTCCGCGTCGCGTCCTTTTCTATCAGGcgttaatttaatgtatattttcccTCAGAGCCAGCAGAAGAGCATGCAGGAGGTGCTGAGCCGGCTGAGCCAGGAGGAGAGGCAGGGAATGGATTCCCAGCAGACCCTGAACATGCATTTAAACAGCGAGACTCAGAAGCAGAACGCGTTGGTCACTCAGCTGAAGCACATGGTGGCCGAGAGAGAGGCGAAGCTCAAGCAGCTGGAGGAGGAGGTGAAACGGTTAAAGGTAAGGAGGATAGAAACGCGGTTTTAGGTTTTAAATCGCTGTATTTAGTGTCACGGAATAAACCTACCATGGCTTCCTGCCGCTGCTTTAGAGTTCATTTTTGGCCACAAGTAGGCGGTTGGCTAATGGTTGGCGGACAGGCCGGGCATCCGATGCCACGTGCAGCACGGCCTCAACGGAAAGCCAACCCTGTAGCCTTTAACCTAAACTGGCTCATAAACCCGGCACGGCCCCGcgggggaac encodes:
- the CCDC13 gene encoding coiled-coil domain-containing protein 13, yielding MRVEFSMESDEAVNENLRLQFRALQEQQQKRLQRIMERKKEKERERSKRDGNPAERDDESNPFTNAGDPPRDINRRLLEDENEQLQNQLREVKDENGRLHKLLKEKEFEIKHLRRKIEDSKLAFAGTATVAGDVAATKIVELSKRNRELTAEMESERTRAKQLSSKMKEMEKELQNAIAKLQSPSGKDSINGQTAPRTAEPNPVENPETKSLQEKLAAANVKMTDYRNQIQTLKQELKMAHKVLANEVGEEVNISQLVGSSGGWRGRAQQILALQGRVRELEGQLGRGRSPVSELSVEEEMWGISVPKKLAAQEKNVFRIRALEKEKREALEKLTSEHEALKKENEELRKKSEASKARNKVLSSEAKTLKAQMTTLIEKGKHDDELIDALLSQQKSMQEVLSRLSQEERQGMDSQQTLNMHLNSETQKQNALVTQLKHMVAEREAKLKQLEEEVKRLKNNPKTPQSSESHKPAEDLGPERLGPSSDGGDVSARRGSSRSVSRAGHELVESAAPRPTSVNSRVSPPSPDVRGLQTQNTEFRALCKAAEVERDRLLELVSVLQRRIEETSDKALQAEKKLQEERRRSVLLEQQLEKLKIDPSRNGAAQKLSARGKAGQSLTNSRHFSERTDLSLVRPSDLPLETQIEELSTTLAIQMDENESLKTALKSTLKTKEDDLRLYQDMIGEVKAIFLQALRQHKQQKSAA